A DNA window from Leptidea sinapis chromosome 39, ilLepSina1.1, whole genome shotgun sequence contains the following coding sequences:
- the LOC126976087 gene encoding clavesin-1-like isoform X1, with protein sequence MPFIDIAFAAEISRYEDAEFEDVARRNCGEDPETRHKDIQHLREMIKERGECNPRRLDDAYLLRFLRCRRFIPALAHKLVDLAPQTVPVHELTHGPAIFSLAQIDRNSRSEMMVRYEDFRRQNAFLYECSAFGLESVRHVYAGTLPDNPLNGRITLMRFGRWESELVPIEDVVRCALLMDEVAAMQPRLQVLGITIVVDLEGLGVRHVRHLTRTVASQIVALMGVSFPINIHAVHVVRYNWFLSTFFNLFQQFIPEAAWKRLHFHGYDMASLHKHIKPEHLPPEYGGSCQHVISTEEWIRKINKYKDEFMVKELRALGFKVED encoded by the exons atGCCGTTCATCGACATAGCATTTGCAGCAGAAATCAGCCGGTACGAGGACGCAGAGTTTGAGGATGTGGCTCGAAGGAACTGTGGGGAGGATCCGGAGACCAGACACAAGGACATACAACACCTGCGGGAGATGATCAAAG AGCGAGGCGAGTGTAACCCCAGACGACTGGACGACGCCTACCTGCTGCGCTTCCTCAGGTGTCGGAGGTTCATCCCGGCGCTGGCACACAAATTG gtcgacttggCACCACAAACAGTACcagttcacgagttgacgcatggaccagccatcttTTCCCTCGCACAAATTGACCGCAATTCGCGGAGCGAAATG ATGGTGCGATACGAAGACTTCCGTCGCCAGAACGCGTTCTTATACGAGTGCAGCGCGTTCGGCCTGGAGAGTGTCAGACACGTGTACGCAGGCACGTTGCCCGACAACCCTCTCAACGGTCGCATCACCCTTATGAGGTTCG GCCGCTGGGAATCCGAGCTGGTGCCTATTGAGGACGTGGTGCGCTGCGCTCTGCTGATGGACGAGGTGGCAGCCATGCAGCCCCGGCTGCAGGTCCTGGGCATCACCATCGTGGTGGACCTGGAGGGACTGGGCGTGCGACACGTCCGGCATCTGACGCGGACCGTGGCCTCGCAGATCGTGGCGCTCATGGGG GTATCGTTCCCCATCAACATTCACGCGGTACACGTAGTGCGGTACAACTGGTTCCTCAGTACGTTCTTCAATCTTTTCCAGCAGTTCATCCCGGAGGCTGCCTGGAAGCGACTCCACTTCCACGGGTACGACATGGCGTCTCTCCACAAACACATCAAACCAGAACATCTCCCGCCAGAGTACGGCGGCAGCTGCCAGCACGTCATAAGTACCGAGGAGTGGATTCGCaaaattaataagtacaaaGACGAGTTTATGGTGAAGGAGCTGAGAGCGCTCGGGTTTAAGGTTGAAGATTAA
- the LOC126976087 gene encoding clavesin-1-like isoform X2, translated as MPFIDIAFAAEISRYEDAEFEDVARRNCGEDPETRHKDIQHLREMIKERGECNPRRLDDAYLLRFLRCRRFIPALAHKLMVRYEDFRRQNAFLYECSAFGLESVRHVYAGTLPDNPLNGRITLMRFGRWESELVPIEDVVRCALLMDEVAAMQPRLQVLGITIVVDLEGLGVRHVRHLTRTVASQIVALMGVSFPINIHAVHVVRYNWFLSTFFNLFQQFIPEAAWKRLHFHGYDMASLHKHIKPEHLPPEYGGSCQHVISTEEWIRKINKYKDEFMVKELRALGFKVED; from the exons atGCCGTTCATCGACATAGCATTTGCAGCAGAAATCAGCCGGTACGAGGACGCAGAGTTTGAGGATGTGGCTCGAAGGAACTGTGGGGAGGATCCGGAGACCAGACACAAGGACATACAACACCTGCGGGAGATGATCAAAG AGCGAGGCGAGTGTAACCCCAGACGACTGGACGACGCCTACCTGCTGCGCTTCCTCAGGTGTCGGAGGTTCATCCCGGCGCTGGCACACAAATTG ATGGTGCGATACGAAGACTTCCGTCGCCAGAACGCGTTCTTATACGAGTGCAGCGCGTTCGGCCTGGAGAGTGTCAGACACGTGTACGCAGGCACGTTGCCCGACAACCCTCTCAACGGTCGCATCACCCTTATGAGGTTCG GCCGCTGGGAATCCGAGCTGGTGCCTATTGAGGACGTGGTGCGCTGCGCTCTGCTGATGGACGAGGTGGCAGCCATGCAGCCCCGGCTGCAGGTCCTGGGCATCACCATCGTGGTGGACCTGGAGGGACTGGGCGTGCGACACGTCCGGCATCTGACGCGGACCGTGGCCTCGCAGATCGTGGCGCTCATGGGG GTATCGTTCCCCATCAACATTCACGCGGTACACGTAGTGCGGTACAACTGGTTCCTCAGTACGTTCTTCAATCTTTTCCAGCAGTTCATCCCGGAGGCTGCCTGGAAGCGACTCCACTTCCACGGGTACGACATGGCGTCTCTCCACAAACACATCAAACCAGAACATCTCCCGCCAGAGTACGGCGGCAGCTGCCAGCACGTCATAAGTACCGAGGAGTGGATTCGCaaaattaataagtacaaaGACGAGTTTATGGTGAAGGAGCTGAGAGCGCTCGGGTTTAAGGTTGAAGATTAA